One genomic region from Thermoplasmatales archaeon encodes:
- a CDS encoding ABC transporter substrate-binding protein, translated as MVHRRNMHLNEKKVLIAIGIALLMVLSGFVAIYSGMPGANHVSRGSSTLPVTPSASAAPWTYPTTTMNEPGYTNGTYKVATVNNIGHESIYLYSSLYAAMVFNEIYDSATNLLPNDTIVNCLATSYSSQNVTAQHMKTWDPLTQSEQDVNYTWIVHIRPGVQWTDFNSTNAADTYVYSNHTTVYNTTGAEFNHTYKWSPVTMKTHYVQSADFIISWEILNTATDFSGEYSNVVNVIPINNLTVEYELSNYSAEFLTYTLETSIIPYHIWDSHIFADTSGYWNYNATFAAKNAGMGYNDWELGYNAATGFAPDLIGSGPFMMNGGYGMPKGYILENHGWQLYVNPHWYGQYTNASAGLRQYTPKIYSIEIKYYTSASNEVSALVKGEVSTIIEGVGPNFVPTVETIPFTYIYHKPSSTFGIMQVNSLSSDAPFNITALRQALNYATNKAYLASVVDSGYEILGQPSIPPSDPLWRNDTTPSYAYNPAKAEQLIRSIPGMTNVSGEWYYHGKQVTANIQITPSSETPLAVEGALLTQGWWDAIGIKTSITYESFTTLIPNLEDYHYNVIELAITGITGDPTGDLFAFYNNASIGTGFYEGPFSSITFGGVHYTGKQIDALMNKLTVEMNGNYTLGQRIKISDEIQGIAAIESVNINPGYPVDILPFTNSTFANISRTSALPYAGYMYWAFMTVHKRSTPLVSHVSSHLDVSVSIPSLLYYNGQYANVTITVTNNKTSTPVSGASVYVGYNPTGALLNITSNTLTTDSSGVAIWEFQVLNSQTLVYTNGYTGMVNISAVASVTTSGVGPGLGYNSTNIVPRSLMLKIASTPVLISGNAKQLYAITVENGTGVPLSGFSYELQALNGAVIISTAMSGQTVSYSTTPYVSANDTNNHVNNNVTSISGVTGSNGTIDIYVQANSSFNFAALGSSVTSYLFFGSIVSGAPVGGLPGYMLPAEMTTANNAGGFGVQQVIEFPVTIASSAPAVKLNITESATTIAYNGSSTVTVKVTNSTGSPVANASVDLMLQNIFGANRGYFYAPSGVDQLFSNPNAAFGSLYLQGIAVKTDSHGFANVTFYPNLFTYSNASSPVFTNVSYTGYVPADSWIVTVEVGNGSTVASGFVVSSRSSTAPTPTVTPPPSHKVAPPAPFPWLYVIIAVVVIVAVIGAVSVIFTRKKSSGGGSSKPPQQGTN; from the coding sequence ATGGTGCATAGAAGAAACATGCATTTAAATGAAAAGAAAGTTTTGATTGCTATAGGAATAGCGCTTTTAATGGTGCTTTCTGGTTTTGTGGCTATTTATTCTGGTATGCCGGGGGCAAATCACGTATCACGTGGAAGCTCCACTTTGCCAGTAACTCCAAGCGCTTCGGCAGCTCCTTGGACTTATCCAACAACGACTATGAATGAACCAGGTTATACTAACGGCACATACAAAGTCGCAACAGTGAATAATATTGGGCATGAAAGTATATACCTCTATTCAAGTTTGTATGCTGCTATGGTATTCAACGAAATATACGATTCAGCGACAAATCTTCTGCCAAACGATACCATAGTTAATTGTCTGGCAACCAGTTATTCATCACAGAATGTTACAGCTCAGCATATGAAAACTTGGGATCCACTGACTCAGTCAGAACAGGACGTTAACTACACGTGGATCGTCCACATCAGACCCGGTGTTCAATGGACTGACTTTAATTCTACCAATGCCGCAGATACTTATGTCTACAGTAACCATACAACGGTGTACAACACAACTGGGGCGGAATTTAATCACACCTATAAATGGTCGCCAGTTACGATGAAAACGCATTATGTTCAATCTGCTGACTTTATAATTTCATGGGAGATACTTAATACTGCTACGGACTTCTCGGGTGAATATTCTAATGTCGTAAACGTTATTCCAATCAACAATCTAACCGTCGAGTACGAACTCAGCAATTATTCAGCCGAATTTTTGACATACACCTTAGAAACCTCCATAATCCCGTATCATATCTGGGATTCTCATATCTTCGCTGATACATCGGGCTACTGGAACTACAATGCGACATTCGCCGCCAAAAACGCAGGAATGGGATATAACGACTGGGAGCTTGGGTACAATGCAGCGACTGGATTTGCACCCGATCTAATAGGGTCTGGTCCGTTCATGATGAATGGCGGCTATGGAATGCCTAAGGGATACATTCTTGAAAATCATGGGTGGCAGCTTTATGTCAATCCTCACTGGTACGGTCAGTACACAAATGCGTCTGCCGGTTTGAGGCAATATACGCCAAAAATATATTCGATTGAGATCAAATACTACACATCGGCATCAAACGAGGTTTCTGCTCTGGTGAAAGGTGAAGTGTCAACCATTATTGAAGGCGTTGGTCCTAATTTTGTTCCAACTGTTGAGACTATCCCATTTACGTACATCTACCACAAACCCTCATCTACGTTTGGTATTATGCAAGTAAATTCCCTTTCCTCTGACGCACCTTTCAACATTACTGCTTTGAGGCAGGCTCTTAATTATGCAACAAACAAAGCATATCTTGCAAGTGTGGTTGATTCCGGATACGAAATACTTGGTCAGCCAAGCATTCCTCCATCTGATCCACTCTGGAGAAATGATACGACCCCTTCGTACGCTTACAATCCTGCCAAGGCGGAGCAACTAATTAGATCGATACCTGGAATGACAAATGTATCCGGTGAATGGTACTATCACGGAAAGCAGGTTACAGCCAATATTCAAATAACTCCAAGTAGTGAAACCCCTCTAGCTGTGGAAGGTGCACTGCTCACACAGGGATGGTGGGACGCGATTGGAATTAAGACGTCCATAACTTACGAATCATTTACGACGCTTATTCCGAATCTTGAGGATTACCATTACAATGTTATAGAACTTGCGATCACAGGAATAACAGGCGATCCGACCGGTGACTTATTTGCATTTTATAACAATGCTTCAATTGGAACAGGCTTCTACGAAGGCCCATTCTCCTCAATCACATTCGGTGGTGTTCATTATACCGGTAAACAAATAGATGCTTTGATGAATAAGCTCACAGTGGAAATGAACGGAAATTACACACTAGGCCAGAGAATTAAGATTTCTGATGAGATACAAGGTATCGCCGCAATAGAATCTGTGAATATCAATCCAGGATATCCTGTAGATATACTACCATTTACCAACTCAACCTTTGCAAATATATCAAGAACGTCAGCTTTACCGTATGCAGGTTATATGTACTGGGCATTTATGACCGTTCATAAGAGATCTACGCCGCTCGTATCACACGTTAGTTCACACCTGGATGTTAGCGTCAGTATTCCAAGTCTGCTGTATTACAATGGACAATACGCTAATGTTACTATAACCGTGACTAACAATAAGACTTCAACTCCCGTTAGCGGGGCATCTGTGTATGTTGGGTATAACCCAACTGGAGCGCTGTTAAACATTACATCTAACACACTAACCACCGATTCTTCCGGAGTAGCTATCTGGGAGTTTCAGGTATTAAATTCTCAAACACTGGTATATACGAACGGATACACCGGAATGGTGAATATAAGTGCTGTCGCATCTGTAACTACAAGCGGAGTTGGACCTGGACTAGGTTATAATTCTACCAATATTGTTCCGCGTAGCCTCATGTTGAAGATTGCCTCGACACCTGTTCTAATTTCCGGTAATGCAAAGCAACTTTATGCCATAACAGTGGAAAACGGTACGGGTGTTCCTCTTTCTGGGTTCTCATATGAACTGCAGGCATTAAATGGTGCTGTAATAATCAGTACCGCGATGTCTGGACAGACTGTGTCATATTCTACAACTCCATATGTTTCTGCAAACGATACAAATAACCATGTGAATAACAACGTAACTTCGATATCAGGTGTAACGGGTTCAAATGGAACCATAGATATATACGTCCAAGCAAATTCGAGTTTTAACTTTGCTGCTCTTGGTAGCTCTGTAACAAGCTATCTCTTTTTCGGGAGTATCGTGTCAGGAGCCCCGGTTGGAGGACTTCCTGGTTACATGTTGCCAGCTGAAATGACAACTGCTAACAATGCAGGTGGGTTTGGGGTGCAACAAGTAATCGAGTTTCCTGTAACCATCGCATCATCAGCACCAGCCGTTAAACTGAACATAACCGAGAGTGCCACAACAATAGCATATAACGGATCATCAACGGTTACCGTAAAGGTTACTAATTCTACCGGTTCTCCAGTGGCCAATGCCAGTGTTGATTTGATGCTGCAGAACATTTTCGGAGCGAATAGAGGATACTTCTATGCTCCTTCTGGGGTAGATCAGCTGTTCAGCAATCCAAATGCCGCATTCGGGAGCCTGTACCTTCAAGGTATTGCTGTTAAGACAGATTCGCACGGATTTGCTAATGTGACCTTCTATCCAAACCTATTTACTTACTCTAACGCGAGCAGCCCAGTATTTACAAATGTGAGCTACACGGGTTATGTACCTGCAGACTCTTGGATAGTTACCGTTGAGGTTGGCAATGGTTCTACAGTTGCATCTGGATTTGTTGTCTCTAGTAGAAGCTCAACAGCCCCAACACCTACTGTTACACCGCCTCCTTCTCACAAAGTTGCTCCACCTGCACCTTTCCCCTGGCTGTACGTGATCATCGCTGTTGTCGTCATAGTGGCGGTAATTGGAGCAGTATCTGTCATATTTACTAGAAAGAAAAGTTCGGGAGGCGGTTCTTCAAAGCCTCCGCAGCAAGGAACTAATTAA
- a CDS encoding ABC transporter permease, translated as MRKILQGVILVIFVAIIIFVVYRLMPGNPLDLFIHNLGPKATPADAKRLAIRLGLENGKWSLSGFLIYMKDMFTGNFGTDYYSGETVLQLIKTALPYTLVLVGTATVLGWVIGIPLGITVSRLRNRKSESVTLSLSVILTSIPYFALAIFLYLFLVANPSTSIFPVSSEFYFNLSKNSILTIARDLALPVITLTVVGATGHLITMRASMVSTLGEDYITTARAKGVPEKAILRRHAARNAIIPVSTRMALEIALIVSGALIVEIIFSIPGMGLLLYDATFQEDYPLAEAAVFIISLMTVVAYILIDYIHSWLDPRIRV; from the coding sequence TTGAGAAAGATCTTACAGGGTGTTATACTCGTAATATTCGTAGCTATAATCATTTTTGTAGTCTATAGATTAATGCCAGGTAATCCACTTGATCTTTTCATCCACAATCTGGGGCCCAAGGCAACGCCTGCTGATGCCAAACGCCTTGCTATTAGATTGGGCCTTGAAAATGGTAAATGGTCGCTTTCTGGGTTTCTCATATATATGAAAGACATGTTCACGGGTAATTTCGGGACCGACTATTATTCTGGCGAAACGGTTCTTCAGCTTATCAAAACTGCCTTACCCTATACACTTGTTTTAGTCGGAACAGCTACCGTTCTGGGTTGGGTTATAGGTATCCCTCTAGGTATTACTGTTTCTAGGTTAAGGAACAGAAAATCAGAAAGTGTTACTCTTTCCCTGAGTGTGATTCTTACTTCAATACCATACTTTGCTCTCGCCATTTTTCTTTACCTCTTTCTTGTGGCAAATCCCTCAACTAGTATATTCCCTGTTTCTTCTGAATTTTACTTTAATCTTAGTAAAAATTCAATATTAACTATAGCAAGAGATTTAGCGCTTCCTGTTATAACATTAACCGTTGTTGGTGCGACGGGACATTTGATTACAATGCGGGCATCAATGGTCTCTACTTTGGGTGAAGATTACATTACCACAGCTAGAGCAAAAGGAGTACCAGAAAAGGCGATACTCAGAAGACATGCTGCAAGGAATGCGATTATTCCAGTTTCGACTAGGATGGCGCTGGAGATTGCTCTGATAGTCAGTGGGGCTCTGATCGTGGAGATAATCTTTAGCATACCAGGAATGGGGTTGCTCCTTTATGACGCTACTTTTCAGGAGGACTACCCACTCGCTGAGGCTGCAGTTTTTATTATTTCCCTGATGACTGTAGTTGCATACATTTTAATTGATTACATTCATTCATGGTTGGATCCAAGGATAAGGGTATGA